Part of the Antechinus flavipes isolate AdamAnt ecotype Samford, QLD, Australia chromosome 2, AdamAnt_v2, whole genome shotgun sequence genome is shown below.
ACTAATCTGTTTACACTGCGGATGTTTAAGCCTCTGGCCTCTCTGCTTGGGACATTGTAAGACTTGAGTCATGGTGCTTGACTTGGAAATGCTAGTTTTCTTTAATGGTCTCGTTGTGGATTTTTAGGCTTTGTCTTGAAGCAGTTAAGTATTATCACAGTGAATAGATATATGGGACTGGAGactctttctagctgtgtgaccctgggctaattacttaattctgtttgcctcaatttccttatctgtaaaataagctggagaagggaaaggcAAAGCCCTCCAGGATCCTTGTCAaaaagaccccaaatggggtcatggagagttggacacaattgaaacaactcaacaacaaaattcTCACTATTAAGAATGTGTTTTAGTTACTGGTTAGTAAGATCAACTCTAGGATGCTTGAAAACtacaggccagatttgaaccctggtccttctgacttcagggctggttctctctCCACCTGGCTGCCCTGGTGTTTATATTTTCTGGCTGCTGGGGCTCCTCGGAACCAAGAGGAAGTGCTGGTGCTTTAGATCCTAGGTGTAGGTATTGGGGTGGAGGcagtaacttggggacagacagtgACATGAATATGTTTCCCTCATTCTAAGGAGACCTCCCTAAGGTGGGCTTCTCATCTACCTCCCTAAGGTGGGCTCCTCGTCTACCTCCCTGGCTGTCAGATTGCTGGTAATCCAAGAACCTCGCTTGGTTTGTGGTGTGGAATAGAAGCATTGGGATGGGAACTGCTCAGTGtctttctgttctctctccttcccctcgcAGAGATAAGTGGGTCCTGCTACACCTGTGAGGGGCTggtcttccctctcctcccctcggCGCCCAGTGATGCTCCCAGCCTGTGGGACCGCAAGTCTGTCATTGCTTGTATCTCACTGCCTCTCCCCTTGAGTGGAGAGGGCCGGGAAGCCCCCAGCCCAGGGCCTCTGGAGATCAGCGTGATGGACTCCCTGGAGGGCCCCGTCCCCAGCGCGCCCCTCCAGGACAGCCTGAGCCCCTTCAGCCTCTCCCCATTGCTGGACGGGCCTAAGCGGTGGCCTCTGGATCCCAGGCCAGAGCCAGACAAGGCTCCGGACAAACTGCTTGGGGACGGCGGTGGGAGCCCTCCCCCGGGCGCCGTGGGCTGCTTCGAGTGCTTTGACTGCCATAAGACCTACCACACGCTTTCCGGGCTCTCCAAACACCGGCAGCTGCGCTGTGATCTGCAGGCCTGCCGCTACTTCAGCTGCAAGTATTGTGACAAGGAGTACGCGAGCCTGGGGGCCCTCAAGATGCACATCCGCACCCACACACTGCCCTGCATCTGCAAGATCTGCGGCAAGGCCTTCTCCAGGCCTTGGCTCCTCCAGGGCCATATCAGGACTCACACAGGTGAGATGGGGCAGAGGGAGGACCTCGAGGAGAGAGAGCTGCAGTCGTGTAAGGGGGGGAGCAGCAAGCACGGCCCCTTCTCCCTCTCAcataccatttccttttccccacACAGAAACAAAAAACTCCAATTGTCTTGCAGactgaattttgtttttgaatctgAATTTTTGCAAAGTGAATGTTTACTCCTACCCTACTATAATTCAGAGTTTGTGGGTCAGAGGTGGGGaaattagaagaattgtataGAGAGCAGGAATGTGCGCTTTCTCTGGGGCGGCTGAAACATGGCGGGAGATTTTGCTGGGAAACTGGGAGAAGCTAAGGTAAGCATGACTCGCCTATGAAGAGGtgatcaaataatttaaaatataaggttttgagagagaaacagagacaaaaagagacagagaagagagggagaaagggaatgagaataggggaagagagggagaaagggaaaggggggaaagacaaagaaggacagaaagaagaggaagagagggacaaggggaaagagagagagacaaaaagacagacaagaaagagagacagaaaggacagggagaaagggaaagagagagagacaaagacagagaggagaggaagaaagggagaaagggaaagagagggagagagacaaagagagataggagagggagaaaaggaaagagagagacaaagagaggagaggaagagagagatgagagggaGATGGATAGGTGAAGAGGAAGGACAGAATTCCaaaacagagaaactgaggcaagcagaactGAGAAAAGAGTTCTACTGCTCAGACAACCCTAGCACCCATCCTTCATGGTCAGTGGATTGCCTGTATTCATAGTGATATTCAGATCAGCAGAAAGATAATATATGGTGAAAGCTTTAAGTTGTGTATTGCCCCAGAGCTTGTTTAGAATGTCATATGAGCTACCCCAGAAGCAGAGATTAGAAAGCAGACTTTTGCAAGAGTGCTCTTCTGGCCACAGGGGAATtgcttcttctccctctctgcaATTAGCTGAGGGGctctcctcattgcctactttCCCTCTTCAGAAGGGCCCTTGACTCCCTAAACAGGCGGGCTCCAGGATGTCAGGGGTTGAGTGCTCTTGGGCCAGAGCAATTGGAATGCAAGGTGGCTCCATAGGAGGCTGTCCCTGGTGGCCATTTATCATGGGGTGCCCAGCCACAAGGAAGAATGCTGATTTGGGTTGGACCCCATGTGCCAGAGTCAGCTCAGTGGGGTAAGGGACTGGCCAAACGACTGCGAGTTGTCTCTCTGATCCTGAGATCTGTCCAGTGACATTCTGGAGTTGCTAATGCTTTTGGATCtatttaggagctattttgctcaattatgtaccaataaatttgacaatctaaataaaatggaggaatatctataaaaaatataaattactcagaCTAATAGAAGAAGACTCGACCTTCTTAATTTTCTCCGATTGTTTAATCAGGGCCCAGAATTTGCATTTGTAGCTTTTTGTACTTCTGAACATAGAAGTACAGGGGGCACAATGCATAggtaggaagatctgagttcagatccagcctcatacttaatagttgtgtgataggtcacttaacttctgcttgcctcagtttcctcaactgtaaaatggagataataatagcacctaccttctaaagttgttgtgaggatcaaatgacatcatatttgtaaagtacctggcatatagtaggcactatagaAATGTAAGCTTTTATTCTGGAAGATGTTTCCTCCCATTATAAATTTTTCCAAGGAAATAATAACATGGTCTTGTAATTAGAACATGGGTGACATGTGCTGAATCTGTCACCaaatagctttgtgactttgggaaatTTCCATCAACTATTCTGTCTCAATTTTCCTTCCAGTGATACAAAGGGGCCAGTGATAATTCCTTTTACTTATCATCCCTTATAGGGCAGGGAATGTGATTATGACAATGAATTCCATTCATAATAGGCATGAAGCCactctgaatattttttaaagcattattctgTCCAactactcatttaaaaacttGCTCCTGTGATATAGAGCAGATTTAAATGGACCTGTTTTCAGTGGTCTCATTATATCAGAGTTTGAGCTTATTCTGGACTACTCTGGAAAGAGAAGCTAGAAAATAACAGACAGAGCAGTCATTTGGGTTTCACCTTTTCCTCTCCCCAGGTGAGAAGCCATACGCCTGTTCTCACTGCAGCCGGGCCTTTGCCGACCGCTCCAACCTGCGGGCCCACCTGCAGACCCACTCGGACATCAAGAAGTACCAGTGTAAGAGCTGCACCAAAACCTTCTCCCGCATGTCCTTGTTAACGAGACACAAGGAAGCCGGCAGCTGCCCAGCCTCCTGATGGCCAGAAGTGGCCAGAGAAGCTAGGGGAGGAAGGGACCTGAACTGGGGTACCTGGAGCTAGGGGGTCACTCTTGGAAGTCTGGGAACCTGGCGAGGAACATCTGTGCCCGGAGGAGAACTGCAAGAACCTGGACTCTTGGCAGGCTcgctttccttttccattttggagTTAATTGATCCAAGCTTGGACTAGTACAGCTCTCAAATTGCCTTGGGTCCCTTATTTATGCCTCCCACTTTGTTCCATATTGAGGCTTTGTTCCTGTCTGGGGGAAGAGTGTGCAAAGCAAAAAGAAGCCATTTCCTCAATTAACAGATTACAGTCCTCCATTTTATTCTTCAAGAGTTGGGGCCTTTAGGGGATTTAGGAAGAAggattgggcatgcaactaaaaaaagggtagataaagaacaaatttaaaaatccccaattaagcaacaaattggaaaaccgaaaatcaaaggaaagattaataaaattgaaaggaagaaaaccattgaattaataaatgaaactagaaaCTGGTTgtatgggggtgggagggaaggaccaataaaatagacaaaccattgactaatttgattaaaaaagaaaagaagaaagccagactactagtatcaaaaatgaaagggatgaattCACCATAGATGAAGAGTAAATTAATACAATTGCCAGGagctattttacccaattatgtaccaataaatttgacaatctaaattaATTGGATTAATatctataaaaaatataaattactcaaactaataaagaagaaaaagtattctcaactcaaattttagaaaaagaaattgaacaagccatcaatgaacttcctgagaaaaatctccaggaccacagggatttacacgtgaattctaccaaacatttaagaaacaattaatcttaatgctatataaactacttgGGGAAATGGACAAAGAAGGAATCCTATAGTGCTAAAAAACCCAtaccaggaagagtcaaaaccaagaaagaaaattatagaccaatttccctaacgaatattgaggcaaaaactTAAAATAGATTACCTTACAAAAAGATTATTATATATCACAaggatcatacactatgaccaagtggaatttatagcAGAAATAAAGAGGTTGgctcaatattagggaaactatcaatataattgatcctatcaataacaaaagcaacagaaatcatataattatctcaataggtgcagaaaaagtctttgacaaaatacatctattcctgtttaaaaaacactagagaatatattaTACCTTAAAATGATGAGTAATATTTATCTAACATCAGCAAGAATTATCCATAATTGGGATAAACTAGAAGTCACCCAActgggtgaagcaaggatgctcACTTGTAATTATTTAATGTtgaactagaaatgttagctatagcagtaagacaaaaaaaaattgaaggaattgggcAACGAGGAAACAAAATCATCAATCTGAAGATGATATGTTATACTCAGAAAATCCTAGCAAATCAactaaaaagtcatttaaattattaacaactttagcaaaggtttacaaaatcacataaatcattagcatttctatttattgccaacaaaattcagcagcaagagaaatttcatttaaaataactgatataaaatacttgggaatccaagacaaacccaggaactatatgaacatgacTATATGACACTTtttacacaaagtcagatctaaacaatagcaagaatattaattgttcatgggtaggttgagccaatataataaaaatgacaatactacctaaattatttattcagtgccataccaaactaccaaaaattattttacagagttaggaaaaaataattcatcgggaagaacaaaattcaagtatatttaaaaaatgcaaaagaaagtggTCTAAGCATACCAGATCTCACACAAACTGTATTGTAAagaagtaattatcaaaacaatctgttactggccaagaaatagaataatgaatcagtggaatagatttggtACAAAACTCACTTgacaaaactgggaaaattgaaaaacagtatgacagaaactagataCAGGCCACCTTCTTGCACTGTATACCAAGAAAAAGTctaaatgggtacatgatttatatacataaagggtgataccataagcataTTAAGGGAATATgtaatagtttatctgtcagacaTGGATAAGAATTTAGGACTTAAAAGACCTTTTGCattgcaaaatgtaaaataattttgattacataaaattatatatgtattttttgcacaaacaaaagcaatgcaaccaaaattataaggaaagcagaaaagagggaaatctttctatctctgaaaggcctcatttctgaaagatagagaacaaagacaaatttataaaaatgcaagatcattcctcaattgagaaattgagaaaacaggcagttttcagacaaagaaattaaagtatctacaatcatgaaaaaatgctccaaatcactattgattagagaagtgcaaattaaaacaactctgaagtactacctcacatctgtcagattggctaaaatgtcaaaaaatgaaaacattggaTATTGAAggggggatatgggaaaactgaaacattaatgcactgtttgtagagttgtgaatgattccaatctttctggagagcaatttgaaactatgctcaaaggactataaaacagtatatctttgatccagcaataccagtgctaggtctatatcccaaagacatcccaaaaaaggggaaaagacttatttgtgcaaaaacatttttagctatttttgtggtggctaaaaaTTAGAAATCGGAGGGAtgtctatcaactggggaatggataaacaagctgtggtatatgattgtcgtggaatattattataccataagaaatgacaagcaggatgatttcagaaaaaaatctggaaagactacATACGTGAATAGATACATAGTAAAGTGAACACAACCAGGAAAATCTTgtacagcaatattgttcaatgttCTGTGAATGAGTTAGCAATTCTCAACTTTACAATCATCCGAGATAATCCCAGAGGACTACTGATGAAAtctactatctgcctccagagaaagaattgattaaatgcaatctgaagcatgctatttttcattttccttttcttttgagtagtcttgtacaaaatgactaatatagaagtgttttacataattgcacatgtataatctatatctgattgcttaccatctcagggagaaggagagaggagaggaaggaaggaatagaacttagaacttgaaattttaaataaaactattttaaaaattgagggggaatttttttttaaggatttaaggagaagggaagaaattctAGCTGATGAGCCAAAAATCATTAGGATATACTTCTCTATATTGGTGGAATTGGAGCCTTTTCCCATCAGTGACTGAGCAATGCTAACTTGGGCACATCTAGCTTTGCAGACTAGGCTCAGGTTTTACCCAAGGTTGATGGCCTTCTGTAATCTAGTTCATCTTTTTAAGTATTAGCAAACCTAACCTCTGGGCTTGTTTCTGACAACATGGGGCTTAGGGCAAGCTGTTACATGTCCCTCTcataaaaatggaggaaaatgtgTCTACATCAGACAATGGCAATAATGAGGGTGTGCTATGGAGAAAATGAATGCTGTGAGGAGAGGATAATGGGAAATCATACTGAAGAAATGTAATACattttgaagaaaggaagaatttcttGGAGCACTTGTGAGAATATAGTATTGGTATAGCACCTGAAGAGTGGACTATCATTTTCTTCAATAagcattaaatacctactatgtgccagacacaaaCAGAATACACACTATTCTAACTTGGAAATGGTCACAGAAAACCTTGGTTCAGCTGACAGCTTTTGATGACTACTGCATGGCATTCTCCTGAGGACATGGACTTaaacaaaagaattaaattaaaattaaattagacaAAAACACTTCCCCTTCTGAATTGTTGGCTTGTTACAAAAATGCCATATTGGTTTGAACCTTATTCTAATCAAATTtaactcaaagagagaataacatacacaAATCATTTGGAGATAGAAATTTGTCTGACCCTATAGCAAAGCTTCTTGTCGCTGGATGTGGGGGGTCACAAAAACTTTTTGGCAATAGTCAAAGGTATCAAATATGCAaagttttaattctttatgtaaaaataaaccagcacatccatctcattggcatagaaatttgcttttatatttaatgaatagtaaaaattatatatatacacatatataaagaattgttttaaaataaactaagTTAAAAATGTCACATTCAGGAGCCATGTTCCTTTAACATGCATGGCTCAGTCAACACTAGCCTTTGCTCTTTCCTGTTTGTTGTCTAGGTAACAAGCTCCCTAACAAGGTTCCCTCCATGCCCCCTGCCTTGGTGGTCTCCTGTCTGATGCCATTCCCCGCCCTCTGACTGCCTGAGTCCCATCTCAGGCCTGCCTGGGAAGTCACTCTTTGGGTTGTTCCCACCTCCTGCCAGTGGATCTTGGAGGCCTCCGCCCTGCCCTAAAGGGATGGCATCTAGGAATGAGCCCGGGAGGGGCCTTCTCTGAGGCTGATTGAGTTCTTGACGCCTCTACCAAGATGCCTagtggggagattttctggagagGACACCTGTCCCTCAGCACTGGGCCTGGCTTGTCCCCAGCAGTTCTACTTCTGGCCCAGGCCTGGGAACACATGTTGATCACCACTGTCCTAGGTCTGAAATGAGGTCATCCAGCAAATGGTAAAAGCTCTCATTACTGCTCTCCTGCATTATCCAGAatccaattaatcaatcaacaagcacttatcaaATGCCTGTTCTATAATCAATCACTGAGCTAAGTGTTGGATCAGACACCAAGACAACAATGGAAAGGTCTCTACCACTTACTATTTATATTTGGGATATTTTATGTTTTGGGggattatcttattttattatcccaatatttTGGGATATTTATATTtgggatagaaagagagaaataatacacacaaattatggaaaaatatgcaaaataaaaaacttcaaatttGCTTCCAGAATTCAGAATTTACTTGGACTCATGTTTAGGCACAAGATACCTTATTCCTGACCTGTTAGGCTTAGCCAGTTATAGTACAGACCCCCAAATGAGATGTGAACACAACTTGTTCCTGTCTCATCTGATGAGTTCATCACTGTGGTGGAAGACCAGCGGGGTTTGGTTTGGGACCAGTTATTTGAGGGACTTGGGTCTAATCTGGTAAAACCTGAGTTGAGATCTCCAGCCCAGAATGGATGTCCCAGTTCTGCTATAGTTTCCCCTAGACACTGCCTGATTTTTACATCAAACCTCATCTCAAGTAGAATCAAGGCTGTATTCTCAGTTAATCCTTACCATTCATGCTCCTTCAAACACtcagtcaataaataattattaagcctACGTCTGGGTAGCTAGGTGATACCTGAAGCCAGGTAGACTCCtcatcctgagtttaaatctgacctcagagtcTTGTGAACCAGTCCCTTCACCCTGTtcgcctcagttttctcatgtgtaaaataacctggagaaggaaaggataaactattccaatatctctgccaaaaaaacctcaaatggggtcatgaaagaTTGGACGcccctgaaatgactgaacaacaaaaacccacATCTCATTTCAGGAATGGTGTCCAGCCCTGGCTACAGAAAGACAAAATTCGTGCCCTGCAGAAGCTCATGATTCTGGGATCCTCCTGGGGCGGACAGGGGGCTCAAAGCCTGTGCAAGCCTTAGGCTGCTAAGAGAGTAAGGACTTTCTCTCCCAAACTTAGCTTGCCTCTGTCCCACCAGAGACTGAAAACCCAACAGCCACAACTTGGAAACCCCCAATTCCAGAATAATTTGGCAGTCAGTAATTAGGTAAATAGCCTTTACTTACATCAGGCGAGTCTAATCTTCAGAGAGGAAACTCAAGAGATGGATGCATTGCTCACCAGGGTCTACAGGGAGAGAGGTTTAAAGTCAAGGACGTTGGCTTAAGTCAGAAGCTGGAAGCAACCAGAAGCTCCTTTAAGTACTGACTAAAATCCCacaaattgaaaaacaacaacaacttggaAACCCCCAACTCCAGAATTATTTGGCAGTCATTAATTAGGTAACTAGCCTTTACTTACATACTGATCAGCTGAGTTTAGCC
Proteins encoded:
- the SNAI3 gene encoding zinc finger protein SNAI3, translating into MPRSFLVKKHWSNRIPNYGQLESRKEISGSCYTCEGLVFPLLPSAPSDAPSLWDRKSVIACISLPLPLSGEGREAPSPGPLEISVMDSLEGPVPSAPLQDSLSPFSLSPLLDGPKRWPLDPRPEPDKAPDKLLGDGGGSPPPGAVGCFECFDCHKTYHTLSGLSKHRQLRCDLQACRYFSCKYCDKEYASLGALKMHIRTHTLPCICKICGKAFSRPWLLQGHIRTHTGEKPYACSHCSRAFADRSNLRAHLQTHSDIKKYQCKSCTKTFSRMSLLTRHKEAGSCPAS